From the genome of Sphingopyxis sp. DBS4:
GGCCTTCGGTATAACCGTCCGACGTCTTCAGGCCATAGAATTGAAAGAGTTCGAAATCGTCGAGCGACGCGAGCGCGCCGACGATATTGTTGGCGATGCGGCGGCGATAGTCGATGCCGCCGGTCGACCCCGTCGCCGCCGACCCGTTGTTGCCATAGCCCTGAATCTGGACATGATAGCCCGTTCCATCGGCACCGATCGTGCCGGGGTCGGGCAGCGGTGAAAACAGCAGCGCCCAGGTCGGGATCGCCCCCGCCGGCGTATCGAGCGACGCCGTCGCGACGTCGCCATACAGATATCCGCCGGAATCGGGCTCGGTCGACAGGGGACTATAGGCGACATAATTGACGTTATAGAGCGCGTCGTCGGTATTGGTCTGATAACCGTTCAGCCAATGGCCGAACGCGCTGTTGCCGGGCGCATTGTTGTTGCTGGAAAAACCGAAGGCGATCGGCTTGCCGCCATTCGCCGCACCATAAGCGTTCGCCGGATCATCGTTGACGCAGTGCGCGGCGAACAGCACGGTCCGCGGATTGATCAGCGTGCCGGTGCACAGGCCGATAAAGCCGTTCTGCTGGTCGATGATCATCTGCCCGATGCCGGTGACGTCGTCGGGATCGAGTGCGGTGCCCGGCGTGCCCGGATTGGAAATGACGATCTGGGGATCGGGCGCGACGTCGGGCAGGAAGTTCGCGATCGGCACATCACTCTGCGCGGCGCGTTCGACGGCGGACGGATCGATCGGTCCATAGCCGTCGGCGGCCAGCGCCGGCACGACTTGCATCAGGCCCGCCGCGCAAACCGATGCGAGCAGGGTTCCGCGGCGCACGCGCCGCGAGAAATCAAATTTATTCATATACTACCCCCGTAGTGTGACGGCGCCTCGTCCGGGTCGGGGAGTCGGCGACAGGGGGTCAGCTTAACCGCGCGAAAAAATTACACAATGTCCGGCGACGCTCCGCCCACCCTTTTGCGACGGACCGTTTTTCGAGCGACGCCCGCGAAAAAGGGCGGCCCGCACGCGGACCGCCCCTTTCTTTCCACCGAAGCGGAGGAAATTTTAGCGCTTCGAGAACTGGAAGCTGCGGCGGGCCTTCGCCTTGCCGTACTTCTTGCGCTCGACCGCGCGGCTGTCGCGGGTCAGGAAGCCGGCCGCCTTGACCGGGCTGCGCAGCGCGGGTTCGAAGCGGGTCAGCGCCTGCGCGATACCGTGCAGCACGGCCCCCGCCTGACCCGACAGGCCGCCACCCTTGACGGTCGCGACGACGTCATACTGACCGACGCGCTCGGTCAGGCCGAACGGCTGGTTGATGACGAGGCGCAGCGTCGGGCGCGCGAAATAGACTTCCTGGTCGCGGCCGTTGACCGTGATCTTGCCCGTGCCGGGCTTGACCCACACGCGGGCGACGGCGTCCTTGCGGCGGCCGGTCGCATAGGCGCGGCCCTGCTTGTCGACGATCTTCTCACGCAGCGGCGCGGTCGGCGTTGCGGGGGCGACGGTGGCGCCTTCAACCGCGCCGGCGAGATCCTTGAGATCGGTCATGGTCTGTTCGTCGGCCATTATGCACCCACCTTGTTCTTGCGGTTCATCGACGCGACGTCGATCACTTCGGGGCTCTGCCCTTCATGCGGATGCTCGGCACCGGCGAAGATGCGCAGGTTGCGCATCTGCTGGCGGCCGAGCGGGCCGCGCGGGATCATCCGCTCGACGGCCTTTTCGAGCACGCGCTCGGGGAAGCGGCCTTCGAGCACCTTCTGCGGGCTGGTTTCCTTGATGCCGCCGGCATAGCCGGTGTGCTTGTAATAGCGCTTGTCGGCCATCTTGTTGCCGGTGAACGCCACCTTCTCCGCATTGATGACGATGACATTGTCACCGCAATCGACGTGCGGGGTGAAGCTCGGCTTGTGCTTGCCGCGCAGGATGTTGGCGATGATCGACGCGACGCGGCCCACGACGAGACCGTCGGCGTCGATCAGCACCCATTTCTTCTCGACCGTCCCGGCGTTCGCCGACTGGGTCGTCTTGGTCAGCGCCTTCATGGCACGCTCCTTGACAGATATGGACCGGAGCGCGAGCCGCCCCGAAATAATGACGCCGCCTGTCCCGAAGGAACGAAGCGGCGCTTCGGAGCGGGCCAATGCCGCCGAAAGCACGAAAAGTCAACTCTGCAGCGGCTTTGCTGACGGGTATCAAGATACCCTATCGCCGATCGTCCGTATCGAGCGCCCGGATGCGCTCCTCGACCAGCCTGCGTTCGCCGGGCTCCGCGGCGGCGATCCAGGTGCGGCGGCGTTCGCTCGTGACGAGCCCGGTCGCGGTGTCGATCGTCCACGCCACGTCGGTTTCGATCGGCCGCTTCGCGCCCGCTCCTACCTCGATCACGGCCTTTTCGAATTTCGTCGCCGTGCGCACGTTGCCCTGCTGCGTGACGGCCGCGCCATCCTCGATCGCCGGATTCGCCGCTGCGACGAGGGCACGAACATCCGCCGTCGCGAGCTTTTCGCGCTCGGCCGGCGGCAACGCCGCCAGCAGGCCCGCCATCTGATTCGCTTCGCTCCGCGTGGCGGCCGCGCCCATGTCCTGCACCCGGCCGAGCACCCGCGGCCAGAGCGCATCGGGATCAACGAGGGTGATACGGCTGCCATCGGGCGCGATCAGATAGGTGATCGGCTGATCGACGAGCGGGCGCAGCATCCCGGTCACCGCCCGCGCGACGTCAGGCGCCGCGTCGGATTCGATCGCGCGCAGCGTCGCCACCAGTTGCACGCCGCGCCCTACCCGGCTCCATTGGAGGTCATAGACGAGCGTATAGCTTGCCATCGAACCGTCGCGCGCCAGCCGCCGCGTGGTGACGCGATAGACCATCGGCCGATCGATCGGCGGAGCGAACAACGCGGGCGCGGCCACAGGGGTCGCCGCCGGCGACGGCGCGGGAGGCAGAGGCTGCGCCGCCAGCAGCAGCAGCGCCGGGCCGATCATGCCGCCGGACGGCCCAGCCGGTGCAGCGATGCCGCCGTCACCGCGACGAGGATCGCGCCCGTCACCTGGTGTAGCGCCGCGATCTCCATCGACACGCCGGTCACCACCGTCAGGATACCGAGCGTCATCTGCGCCGCGACGACGAGGAGCAGGAGCTTCGGCTCGATCCGCGCCCCGCGCCGCGCGAGCGTCCACGCCAGCCACAGCAGCGTGGCGGCCGCGACCCACGACCACCAGCGATGGAGGAAATGGATCAGGAAGGGATCGTTGGTGAAGGCGAACCAGGCGCCGCGCGACCAGTCGATCCC
Proteins encoded in this window:
- the rplM gene encoding 50S ribosomal protein L13 — encoded protein: MKALTKTTQSANAGTVEKKWVLIDADGLVVGRVASIIANILRGKHKPSFTPHVDCGDNVIVINAEKVAFTGNKMADKRYYKHTGYAGGIKETSPQKVLEGRFPERVLEKAVERMIPRGPLGRQQMRNLRIFAGAEHPHEGQSPEVIDVASMNRKNKVGA
- the rpsI gene encoding 30S ribosomal protein S9, whose translation is MADEQTMTDLKDLAGAVEGATVAPATPTAPLREKIVDKQGRAYATGRRKDAVARVWVKPGTGKITVNGRDQEVYFARPTLRLVINQPFGLTERVGQYDVVATVKGGGLSGQAGAVLHGIAQALTRFEPALRSPVKAAGFLTRDSRAVERKKYGKAKARRSFQFSKR